CCTGGGATCGTACTCAGCCGCTCCAGCGCGTACGCCGTCAACTGCTGCTCTGCCTGGTGGATCGCCTCCATGCCGATCGCGCTCAGATAGTCTACCGCATAGCCCAGGGCAATCGCCTCGCCGATCGGCGGCGTGCCCGCCTCGAACTTGTGCGGCAGCTCGTTCCACGTGCTTCGGCGCAGCTCGACGGTCTGGATCATCGAGCCGCCGCCCAGGAACGGCGGCATCGCCTGCAAGATTTTCTTGCGCCCCCACAGCACGCCGATGCCGGTCGGCCCGCACATTTTGTGCCCCGAAAAGGCCAGAAAGTCGATCTCTAGATCCTGTACGTCTACCGCGAAGTGCGGCACGCTCTGCGCGCCGTCGACCAGCACCAGCGCTCCCACTGCGTGCGCCGCCCGCGCGATCTGCGCCACCGGATTGATCGTGCCGAGCACGTTCGACATGTGCGTCAGCGCCACCAGCTTCGTTCGCCGGGTGCCCTCTGGGCGCAGGAGCGCGGCCAGATCGTCGAGCGCCAGCCGTCCCGCTCCGTCTACCGGAATGAAATCGAGCGTCGCGCCCGTCGCCTCCGCCACGATCTGCCACGGCACCAGATTGGAATGATGCTCCATCTCGGTCAGCAGAATCCGATCGCCGGGCTTGAGATTGGCGCGGCCCCACGTATGCGCCACGAGGTTGATGCTCTCGGTGGTGTTGCGCGTGAAGATCACTTCCCGTGGGCTGCGCGCGTTGATGAAGCGGGCGATCTTATGCCGCGCCTGCTCCATCGCCTCGGTCGCCTGCTCCGAAAGCTGATACACGCCGCGATGAACGTTGGCGTTGTAGCGCCGGTAGTAGTCGCTCAGCGCGTCGATCACCAGCGCGGGCTTCTGCGACGAGGCCGTGCTGTCCAGGTAGGCCAGCGGATAGCCGTTGACCTGCTGGTGCAGGATCGGAAAGTCGGCGCGAACACGGGCCAGATCGAGTTGTGGTGCTGCGGTTTGAGTCATAGTTCCTAGAACAAAGAACAACGGAACAAAGAACAAAGGGCTTGTATTTGCTTTGTTCTTTGTTCTCCGCTCTGCTAAATCTTCGCTTCAATCAGCTCCAGCACACGGTCGCGCACTTCGTCGAACGGGATGCGCTCGACCACCGAGGCGAAGAAGCCCAGCACGATCATGCGCGTTGCGTCGGCGCGGCTCAGGCCACGTGCCATCAGGTAGAAGAGCTGCTCCTCGTCGATCTGCCCACTGGTCGAGCCGTGACCGGCCTTGACCTCGTTGGCGTCGATCTCCAGGCCGGGGATCGAGTCCGAGCGCGCCTTGTCCGACAGGTGCAGCGCGGCGTCGCGCAGATCCGAGTTGGTGCCCTGCGCGCCCTTCTCGATGTCGATCATGCCGTCGAAGACGACGTAGGCGGTATCCGAGACGGCGCTCTTCCAGTCGATCTGCGCCTCGGTGCTCAGCCCAATGTGGTTGACGCGCGGTGCCCAGAGCAACTGCTGCGAGTCGGTGCCGAACGTAAAGCCGTACCACTCCAGAGCGGAGCCGCTGCCTTGCAGATTGACCTGCATGTCCATGTGCTGCACGCTCCCGCCGACCGCGCCCGACAGCCACCAGACGCGCGCATCCTTGCCGACGATCGCGCGCTGCGCGCCGAGCTGGTAGGCGTTCTGCCCTAGTGTCTGCAGGCTGACGAGGCGGATCTCGCTGCTGTCGTTCGCGAACAGCTCCGTCACAGGCGCGCTCAGCCCGTAGCTCGTCAGATCATCCGAGCGAAACTCCTCGATGACCGTCACGCGGCTGTTGGCCTCGGCGATGACCAGCGTGCGCGGAAAGGTGGCCGTTCCCGCCGCTGGAAGCCGATAGACCACGCGGATCGGCTCGCTGACCTCGACGTTACGCGGCACGTGTATGACGACGCCGTCGTTCGCCAGCGCCATGTTGTACGCGACAAACGTGTTGAAGTCGGTCGGCAGCGCGGTGCCCAGGTAGCGCCCGACCAGATCGGCCTTGTCGCGCAGCGCGGTCTGGAAATCGGCGACGTACACGCCCTGCGGCGCGCGCGCGCTGATCTCGACCGTGCCGTACGTCGGGCGGAGCTCGTCCAGCTTGAAGCGCTTGAGGTCGGTGCGCCGCCAGAACGGAAGCTCAAGCTGCTGCGCCGTGGTCAGCGCCGCGCGTCGGGTTTCGACCAGCGTATCGCGCTCCAGCGCTTCAGCCGTCAGCTCGCGCAGCGTCGGCAGCA
This window of the Herpetosiphonaceae bacterium genome carries:
- a CDS encoding cysteine desulfurase, whose product is MTQTAAPQLDLARVRADFPILHQQVNGYPLAYLDSTASSQKPALVIDALSDYYRRYNANVHRGVYQLSEQATEAMEQARHKIARFINARSPREVIFTRNTTESINLVAHTWGRANLKPGDRILLTEMEHHSNLVPWQIVAEATGATLDFIPVDGAGRLALDDLAALLRPEGTRRTKLVALTHMSNVLGTINPVAQIARAAHAVGALVLVDGAQSVPHFAVDVQDLEIDFLAFSGHKMCGPTGIGVLWGRKKILQAMPPFLGGGSMIQTVELRRSTWNELPHKFEAGTPPIGEAIALGYAVDYLSAIGMEAIHQAEQQLTAYALERLSTIPGLTTYGPSVEERGGVISFNLDGVHAHDVAAVLDRHGVAVRAGHHCCQPLMGILGAPATARASFYLYTTTEEIDQLAAALEKCKAIFG
- the sufD gene encoding Fe-S cluster assembly protein SufD; this encodes MPAKSELQMLPTLRELTAEALERDTLVETRRAALTTAQQLELPFWRRTDLKRFKLDELRPTYGTVEISARAPQGVYVADFQTALRDKADLVGRYLGTALPTDFNTFVAYNMALANDGVVIHVPRNVEVSEPIRVVYRLPAAGTATFPRTLVIAEANSRVTVIEEFRSDDLTSYGLSAPVTELFANDSSEIRLVSLQTLGQNAYQLGAQRAIVGKDARVWWLSGAVGGSVQHMDMQVNLQGSGSALEWYGFTFGTDSQQLLWAPRVNHIGLSTEAQIDWKSAVSDTAYVVFDGMIDIEKGAQGTNSDLRDAALHLSDKARSDSIPGLEIDANEVKAGHGSTSGQIDEEQLFYLMARGLSRADATRMIVLGFFASVVERIPFDEVRDRVLELIEAKI